A single Triticum dicoccoides isolate Atlit2015 ecotype Zavitan chromosome 2A, WEW_v2.0, whole genome shotgun sequence DNA region contains:
- the LOC119357180 gene encoding nudix hydrolase 26, chloroplastic-like — protein MTVAAARCLILTPTISSSSAALRLPRIARRRPLSCSASPLAVFATMDSPPEGYRTNVGICLADPSLTKIFSASRIDIPTAWQMPQGGIDPGEEPRAAAVRELREETGVRSAEIVAEAPNWLTYDFPADVKDKLNARWGTNWKGQAQKWFLFRLTGGDDEINLMGDGSEKPEFSEWAWMTPQQVIEKAVDFKKPVYEETLKHFAPYLQSDPTASS, from the exons ATGACGGTGGCCGCCGCACGCTGCCTCATTCTCACCcccaccatctcctcctcctccgccgcgctCCGGCTCCCCCggatcgcccgccgccgcccgctctcCTGCTCGGCCTCGCCGCTCGCCGTGTTCGCCACCATGGACTCGCCGCCCGAGGGCTACCGCACCAACGTCGGCATCTGCCTCGCCGACCCCTCCCTCACCAAG ATTTTCTCCGCGTCCAGGATCGACATCCCCACCGCGTGGCAGATGCCTCAG GGTGGAATAGACCCAGGGGAAGAGCCGCGAGCAGCTGCCGTTAGGGAATTGAGGGAAGAAACTGGTGTTAGATCCGCCGAGATCGTCGCCGAG GCCCCCAATTGGTTGACATATGATTTCCCCGCGGATGTCAAAGACAAGCTGAATGCTAGGTGGGGAACAAACTGGAAGGGCCAGGCTCAGAAGTG GTTTCTATTTAGGCTTACCGGGGGTGATGACGAGATCAACCTGATGGGCGATGGATCTGAGAAGCCAGAGTTCTCTGAATGGGCATGGATGACCCCTCAGCAAGTGATTGAGAAG GCTGTTGATTTCAAGAAACCTGTCTACGAGGAGACACTGAAGCACTTCGCCCCATATCTACAGTCAGATCCAACGGCTTCGTCGTAG